AGAAGAGGCAAAGAGAGGGAAGACAAAAAGGCGGAGAAGAGGCAGAGAGAGAGGGAAGAAGCGTGACCAGTGGGCTGCCCGATGCGAGAGAGACAAAGTcacaataacaagaaaaaactaattaacaactgtaatgagagagaaaaagcaaaaaaaaagtgtaaatatATAAGGAATTACgacggttttttaaataaccgtttttgttattaataaatttattataatattattccggatattttttaaaacggtTTTTGTGGACCGTCGTAGTTGACACGTTgtaataaatgttttctttaGTAGTGCTAGTTTAGGGGAAAAGTCTATCTCGGCACACGCCCAACCAACAGTAAGGGTGTTGAATAGTGAACACGAAGAGACAACAAAGAACTAAGAAGGTATCAACATCGTACGTGAACTAAATTTTCACCACTAACAACAATTCACAATTGTTTTAACCATGCACTTAAAATTCAGTACGTGGAAGCTCCTAAATAGTATTATATTAATCATACTCCTTTGTTTCAATTCTGGAAGTTTGGTGTCAGAAGTTTCACATTATTAATTCTGTGAGTTGGGTCTTAAACTTCTGACCCCAAATGTACGTTATAATTGTTGACATTGACTAAAAGAGGAAATTTTGAAGAGTTGAACATGGCATAATGTTTGTGTcttcttgaattttttataattttatctcaaATATAATCTGTTAGGAAGGGCCAAAGGAAGATGATAGCATATCAGAAGTAATATCAGAAATGGAAGCCGGAACCACAATAGCCAGCACAGGTGCAGAAAGTAGATAAGCCCAagagaaagattacaaagccaACGTACCTTAGGGACTTCATATAGGGAAATTGGCTATGATGATAGCATAATCTTGCTAGAATAAGTTGTTTGCCATCAAGGGACAAAGATAACAAATCTTTTATTTGTAATATTCCTGCATAGCAAAAGGACAAATTTAGTTATTAGGAAAGTATTATAAATAGCCTTGTAAATAAAGCAAGATCATAAATGAAAATACCGAATTATTCCCTctagtcttcttcttctttggagGTGTTGGCCCTAAAAGCCAGTCTGTGTAAGCTTATTCTATCATTTTGGTGCTTTTGTTGAGAGCCCACTCTAGCCACTGCAACCCACACCACCTACCGAATCACCCCTTCCCACGCCATCCTTTCCACACAGCCACCCACCAGCAACCATTTCTGTAGCATCCATCCCCTTCGTTTCCCCACACCCCTCATCTTTTTTTACATCCAGCTCAATCTCTTGGGATTGATTTTAAGAGCACCCACAAATGTTTGTTATGCCTGTTTGGTATCAAGGGAACTTTTCCTTCATTTCAGCAACCACCTTTGTCCCTTCCATTTTAGCACCCACCTCGAATGGCGGATGTCGAACCTTCTCCAGCGGGCGTGGACCGCCTCGAGGCCGCCATTGCCAAACTTGTTGCAGCTCAACTCCGCCTTGAATCCACATTGGAAGCCCTTCTTCTAAAACTGCCTCTGAGAACCAACCACCACTACCCATCTTCTTTCTCTGTGCAGTCACCACCGTCGACTTTGCCTTCTAAGCTAACTGTGCCTCCATGCCCCGTACCAATGCAACACAACCAATCACCCTTGCCGACTCCGCTGCCCACGCCAACTTTGTCACCCATGCCGACTCCGTCGCCCATGCCGCCGTCCATGCCGACTTCACCTCCACCCCCCGCACTCATACAGTCGCATCCCACACCCTTGCCGACTCCGCTTCCCATTGTGCTCGTTCCCCTCCTTGCTAACAACAACCCCCACGCGTCCTCTGACCGTCGCTAGATCACCATTTCCCAAGTCCGCAAGGAGTACCCCAACCACTACAAGGAGCTCGACCACTCTTTCCTCTTTTACGCTACTATCGACACTGCAAAATGACTCTACTTCCGCAACACTAATCTTCATTCACTCATTCATTCACAAATTTCTATTTGGGATCCCGGTTCGAATTTGAAGTCATAGTTTGAAGCccaacaccttgaggacaaggtgtttttgatgGGGCTAGGAATGTTAGAAAGGGCCGAAGGAAGATGATAGCATATAAGAAGTAATACTAGAAATGGAAAGCCAATGTATCTTAAGGACTTCATATAGGGAAATTGGTTGTGCTGGTAGCATAATCTTGCTAGAATAAGTTACTGCCATCAGGGGACAAAGATAACAAATCTGATATTTGTAAAATTCCTGCATAGCAAAAGGACAAATTCAATTATTAGGAAAGTATTATAAATAGTCTTGTAAATAAAACAAGATCATCAATGAAAATACAGAATTATTCCCTCTagtcttcttcttttttggaGGTGTTGGCCCTCGAAGCCAGTCTGTACAAGCTTATTCTATCATAACCCCTTTCTGGAAATACATTTCCGGTGGTGTGAACGCCTTGCTCCTGCCCCTCTCCTTTGTGTGTGCTCACCCCATGAATAAGCTTGTTCTTGACCTTTCACCAAAGCTCTATAAATATCACCCTTGAAAGTTGCATTCAGTGCAATTCATAGTTCATGCCTCTTATGCAAACAAGCATGAGGAAACTACATAGTTCAACATAAACTCAGGCTCAGCTACTTGGAGATTCTATTATAATTGCAAATTTATTTCTAGttcaataaaattttctaatttaaataaataaaatcatccaCTGAAGTTAAATATATGGATATCGATTACAAGTATAGCTCTCTTTCAGGAGTacatttgctgataaaaaaacattaagatCCTAGCTAATAACCTAAAACATTTTTAGGagttctttgaaaaattaacCTGATATTACTGGTCTACATGCGGTGTTCATCAATGGTCTGCCATATTTTCAACGTGGTTAAATTTCCTCATAATCATAGATATATCGAAAGTGTTTGAGgtgaatatattatatattcagTAAAGAAAGGAAAAGCAATACGCGTGGTTAACTTTCTTGAGGCACAGAAAGTCTTTGAGGTGAATATATTATAGGTAATaaagaaagtaaaagcaaaCATTTTGGAAGATTCAGCAGAAACTAGCTAGTCTACACGCGGTGAACTTTTCTCAcacataaaaaaagggaaatcaACTTTGATAATTAACCATTGAGTCACAAATAGTATATAGCTGCAAATGTGCAGTCTTATATAAGTAAACCCGTAATCATTCTAGCAAAAAAATGCCAAGATGACAATGAAGAGTAGTGTATGCgtgtttttagtgatttttgttttattggaAATGTTGTATTGTGAAGGGTGTTGGAAGCATAAGAGAGAAGCTCTCCTTGCTATCATAATGCCAACTTACGCAACAGTTTAGCTTGGGTAGACAACACCGACCGTTGCAAAGGGTTGAGTGTAACTCCCCCACAGGGCGAGTGGCAAAACTTGATCTTTCTTATActgatgattttgattttggacGTCTAAATTACTCTCATTTTCATGTGTTTAAAGACATGAAGAATCTCAACTTGACAAACAATTATATATCTAGTTGCGTCGAAATAGAAGGTTGTTTCTATATccctatcttttattttatggaaTAAAAATGAACATATATATCTGTATTAATTGAGTTTGATGCATATGATTagtatacatatattttatgttaCTCGATCTGTTGTCTTGCAGGGGTGGGACTAAATCTGGAGGTCCTGGATTTGAGTCGTAATGATTTTACCTACAATATTTTACCATGTGTGTCCGAGGCTTCATCTATTAAGGTTCTATGCTTACAATACAACTTGCTCAATGCAATTTCA
This region of Glycine max cultivar Williams 82 chromosome 7, Glycine_max_v4.0, whole genome shotgun sequence genomic DNA includes:
- the LOC106799246 gene encoding proline-rich receptor-like protein kinase PERK2 codes for the protein MADVEPSPAGVDRLEAAIAKLVAAQLRLESTLEALLLKLPLRTNHHYPSSFSVQSPPSTLPSKLTVPPCPVPMQHNQSPLPTPLPTPTLSPMPTPSPMPPSMPTSPPPPALIQSHPTPLPTPLPIVLVPLLANNNPHASSDRR